The Candidatus Eisenbacteria bacterium genome contains the following window.
TCGTGGAAGACGAGCGGGCCACGGGCCACCTTCTGGACAAGGTTCTGAAGGACACCGGATACGAGACATCTCTCGTGACCGACGGTGAGTCAGCGCTCACGGAGCTCCGCCGCGGGGCCTTCGACCTGATGCTGCTCGATATCTGGATGCCGATCATGAGCGGGCTCGAAGTCCTGGCCGCGATGCGTGCCGAGAATCTCGGCACCAAGGCCATTGTCATGACCTCGGACGGCACGCCCGAGACGGTCCTGCGGGCGGTGCGCGAGCAGGCGTATCACTACATGAGCAAGCCGGTAAAGCCCTCAGAGCTGCTCGACCTGGTCCGCGACACGCTCGCGGCCAAGCCCATCCCGCCGGTCGAGGTGATCTCGGCGCGTCCCGACTGGGTCGAGCTGATCCTTCCGTGTCAGCTGGAAGCCGCGGACCGCATCCACGGGCTCCTGGCCAAGCTGGTGGTGGACCTGCCCGAGGAGGTGCGCGACAACATCGGCTACGTATTCAGCGAGATGCTGCGCAACGCGGTCGAATGGGGCGGAGGACTCGACCCCAACCGCAAGGTGCGCGTCACCTACGTGCGCGCGCGTCGCATGCTGCTCTACCGCATCGCGGATCCGGGTCCTGGCTTCAAGGTGGAGGAGCTCGCGCATGCGGCGGTGAGCTATCCCATCGAAGAGGTCGGCGAGAGTGCCCGGGTTCGCGCCGAGATGGGGCTGCGTCCGGGCGGATTCGGCATCCTCACGGCACGCGCGCTGGTCGACGAGCTGATCTACAACGAGGCGCACAACGAGGTCCTGTTCGTGAAGTACCTGGACTAGGGAATAGGCAGTCTTCATCCGACATGGACTCGAGAGCCTTCGCGCCACTGTTCGACCTGCTGTTTCGCGAGCTCGTCTTTGGCTCGCCCGATCCCAAGTCGCGCACATACGTGCTCAACCAGGGCGACA
Protein-coding sequences here:
- a CDS encoding response regulator, giving the protein MKRILIVEDERATGHLLDKVLKDTGYETSLVTDGESALTELRRGAFDLMLLDIWMPIMSGLEVLAAMRAENLGTKAIVMTSDGTPETVLRAVREQAYHYMSKPVKPSELLDLVRDTLAAKPIPPVEVISARPDWVELILPCQLEAADRIHGLLAKLVVDLPEEVRDNIGYVFSEMLRNAVEWGGGLDPNRKVRVTYVRARRMLLYRIADPGPGFKVEELAHAAVSYPIEEVGESARVRAEMGLRPGGFGILTARALVDELIYNEAHNEVLFVKYLD